Proteins found in one Novipirellula artificiosorum genomic segment:
- a CDS encoding outer membrane protein assembly factor BamB family protein, with translation MRRSLLSFAVALAVLTTTVRADNWAHWRGPTGNSVSPTAHPPTEWSATKNVKWKVLIPGRGTGSPVIWEDQVFVVSAVRSDGQTEPQGAAPPSGPNAGGRGGPGGGRPGGGRPGGGRPGGGRGFGGGRPGGEGGGETLPKLQFKIYCFDRQSGALRWEQTAIEATPHQQVHQTNSFASASPCTDGQHVYAHFGSRGLYCYTMTGDLVWKRDDFGKMETRSGFGEGSSPTIAGDKILVPWDHEGESFLYGLDKATGKTIWKTPRDEPTCWATPLVVDVDGKPQVVMNGQTCARAYDLASGQELWRCGGQTARPCSSAVAGGGLVFVGSGFQGNFLGAFRLTGSGDIEDTDAVAWTTERDCPDVASPMLSGGRLYYHKGKGGQLTCVDSATGKPFYSAARIDDIRSTYASPVAAGGHVYLTGRSGTTVVIKDAESLEIVATNSVGEGVDATPAPVDNELFIRGEQHLFCITE, from the coding sequence ATGCGACGATCCCTACTCTCTTTTGCCGTTGCCCTTGCTGTTTTGACAACGACCGTCAGAGCCGATAACTGGGCTCATTGGCGTGGTCCAACGGGCAACAGCGTTTCACCCACCGCCCATCCACCGACCGAGTGGTCGGCAACGAAAAACGTGAAGTGGAAGGTGCTAATCCCAGGCCGCGGCACGGGTTCGCCGGTGATTTGGGAAGATCAAGTGTTTGTCGTGAGTGCGGTGCGATCCGATGGTCAGACAGAACCGCAGGGTGCGGCGCCGCCAAGTGGTCCAAACGCCGGGGGACGTGGGGGTCCAGGCGGCGGTAGACCTGGCGGTGGTAGACCTGGCGGTGGTAGACCAGGCGGTGGTAGAGGATTTGGAGGAGGAAGGCCTGGTGGAGAAGGTGGTGGCGAAACGCTCCCGAAGCTGCAATTCAAAATCTATTGCTTTGATCGCCAATCTGGTGCATTGCGTTGGGAGCAAACGGCGATCGAAGCCACGCCACACCAGCAAGTCCATCAAACCAACAGTTTCGCTTCCGCATCCCCCTGCACTGACGGTCAGCACGTCTATGCCCACTTCGGCTCACGTGGTTTGTACTGCTACACGATGACAGGCGACTTGGTTTGGAAACGCGACGACTTTGGAAAGATGGAGACACGAAGTGGATTTGGTGAAGGAAGCTCGCCGACGATCGCCGGCGACAAGATCTTGGTGCCATGGGATCATGAAGGCGAATCGTTCCTTTATGGGCTCGACAAAGCGACCGGCAAGACGATTTGGAAGACACCGCGCGACGAGCCGACGTGTTGGGCCACTCCGCTCGTTGTCGACGTGGACGGCAAGCCGCAAGTTGTCATGAATGGACAAACGTGTGCTCGGGCTTACGACTTGGCAAGTGGGCAGGAATTATGGCGCTGCGGCGGACAAACCGCCCGGCCCTGTTCTTCCGCGGTCGCCGGTGGCGGACTTGTTTTCGTCGGCAGCGGTTTTCAAGGTAATTTCCTCGGCGCCTTTCGACTGACAGGATCAGGCGACATCGAAGACACCGATGCGGTCGCTTGGACCACCGAGCGTGACTGTCCCGACGTGGCGTCTCCGATGCTGTCCGGCGGTCGACTGTATTATCATAAAGGCAAAGGGGGCCAGTTGACATGCGTGGATTCCGCGACCGGCAAACCTTTTTACAGTGCCGCCAGGATTGATGACATCCGTAGCACCTACGCGTCACCAGTTGCAGCCGGCGGACATGTCTATTTGACCGGACGAAGTGGCACCACCGTGGTGATCAAGGATGCGGAAAGCCTTGAGATCGTCGCAACGAATTCGGTCGGTGAAGGGGTCGATGCGACACCGGCACCTGTGGACAACGAGTTGTTCATTCGCGGGGAACAGCATTTGTTCTGCATCACCGAGTAG
- a CDS encoding Gfo/Idh/MocA family protein — protein MMTPPNGLMIGTGEYTTGFVGGAASRSDKSAGVVALSLFDLRRRGRVGDLAMVGTNGTKFPGLRQHLHDAIETTYRDMNVDVLTFPADHVECDPAAYLAAMDTLSPGDFVTLFTPDDLHFPIAIEAVNRGLHVLIAKPLVKLLSEHLQLIVAAEANNVVVALEVHKRWDPIYRDARDRIRSLGEFSHFMSYMSQPKTQLGTFRSWAGKSSDISYYLNAHHIDYHAWCIVPDALPRSVYATAATGIAKGLQMDTEDTIALNVVWENVATGNLGTAHYVASWVAPPSDVHSQQRFFYMGHQGEVTIDQAHRGYTLSTDKRGYASSNPLFMKYTPNAAGEFAGQSGYGYLSIEAFVDAVCNMRKAGAVPSDFSQCLALAQDTVWVTAILEGGRRSLDSGTVQNIRYEGKRPIGFDQAGP, from the coding sequence ATGATGACACCTCCCAATGGATTGATGATCGGCACCGGTGAATACACCACTGGTTTTGTAGGCGGAGCCGCGAGCCGGTCCGACAAGAGTGCCGGCGTCGTGGCGCTTTCCTTGTTTGACTTGCGACGGCGAGGTCGAGTTGGGGACTTGGCCATGGTTGGCACCAACGGAACCAAGTTCCCTGGCCTGAGACAGCATTTGCATGACGCGATCGAGACCACTTACCGAGACATGAATGTCGACGTTTTGACTTTTCCGGCCGATCATGTTGAGTGTGATCCCGCGGCCTATTTGGCGGCGATGGATACGTTATCGCCTGGTGATTTTGTGACCCTCTTTACACCCGATGATTTGCATTTTCCGATTGCGATCGAAGCGGTCAACCGGGGACTGCACGTGTTGATCGCCAAGCCGCTGGTCAAATTGCTTTCCGAACACCTGCAACTGATTGTCGCGGCGGAAGCCAACAACGTTGTGGTCGCGTTAGAGGTCCACAAGCGTTGGGATCCGATCTATCGTGATGCCCGTGACAGGATTCGATCGCTGGGAGAATTTAGCCATTTCATGTCGTACATGAGCCAACCCAAAACACAGTTGGGGACGTTTCGTTCGTGGGCTGGAAAGTCAAGTGACATCAGCTATTACTTGAACGCTCATCATATCGATTATCACGCCTGGTGTATCGTCCCCGATGCTTTGCCTCGTTCGGTTTACGCCACTGCGGCAACAGGAATCGCGAAGGGCTTGCAAATGGATACCGAAGACACCATTGCGCTCAACGTCGTTTGGGAGAATGTAGCGACGGGAAATCTTGGAACCGCCCATTACGTCGCGTCGTGGGTCGCCCCCCCAAGCGACGTGCATTCTCAACAACGTTTTTTTTACATGGGACACCAGGGTGAGGTCACCATTGATCAAGCTCATCGAGGATATACGCTGTCGACAGACAAGCGAGGCTACGCTTCGTCAAATCCGTTGTTCATGAAGTACACGCCCAATGCGGCAGGTGAGTTCGCGGGTCAGTCGGGCTATGGCTACTTGAGTATCGAAGCGTTTGTCGATGCGGTTTGTAACATGCGCAAAGCCGGCGCGGTGCCCAGCGATTTTTCTCAATGCTTGGCGCTGGCACAGGATACCGTATGGGTGACGGCGATTTTGGAAGGCGGAAGGCGCAGTCTCGATTCCGGCACCGTCCAGAACATTCGCTACGAGGGCAAGCGTCCGATTGGCTTCGATCAAGCAGGGCCATGA
- a CDS encoding alginate lyase family protein: MTRQSPILLVLLCLCMVPPGESCSKEPGDFVLVDYPQLLERKQQWQQQDPKNRPEYDAMMQKADRVLGLEPLSVIHQSITPPSGDERDYYSIAPYWWPDPEKEDGLPWIRRDGRVNPDTQGANSDHDVTLQFFNRVNSLGMAAFYSDDTQYSDAAIELLKAWCIDPTTRMNPHLEYGQGVPGLYDGRCFGIIEWLKIEQLLIPIHLMWANEMIPEPTYREVVKWMEDYLHWLQFSEKGKQEGTRLNNHGTWYDVQVATILLFLGKNDEARELLESVKTKRIATQIEPDGRQPHELARTKSFTYSKMNLSAFMRLAKLGDKVGVDLLGYETPDGRSIRKAEAFLNSYGKGKKKWEYPQL, translated from the coding sequence ATGACGCGGCAATCACCGATTCTACTCGTATTGCTGTGCCTTTGCATGGTTCCGCCCGGCGAGAGCTGCAGCAAGGAACCGGGGGATTTTGTACTCGTCGACTATCCGCAATTGCTCGAACGAAAACAACAATGGCAGCAACAGGACCCGAAGAATCGGCCCGAGTATGACGCGATGATGCAGAAAGCGGACCGCGTTCTTGGTCTCGAGCCATTGTCGGTGATCCATCAATCCATCACGCCCCCCAGCGGGGATGAGCGAGACTACTACAGCATTGCGCCTTATTGGTGGCCTGACCCCGAGAAGGAGGATGGTCTGCCCTGGATACGGCGTGACGGTCGTGTGAATCCTGACACACAAGGAGCGAATAGTGATCATGATGTCACACTACAGTTCTTCAATCGGGTCAACTCGCTTGGGATGGCGGCTTTCTATTCGGACGACACCCAATATTCAGATGCTGCGATTGAGCTGTTGAAGGCTTGGTGCATTGATCCAACCACGCGAATGAATCCGCATCTGGAGTATGGTCAAGGCGTTCCCGGTCTTTATGACGGGCGTTGCTTCGGAATTATCGAATGGCTCAAAATCGAACAGCTATTGATTCCGATTCACCTGATGTGGGCCAACGAAATGATCCCTGAACCCACCTATCGAGAAGTCGTGAAATGGATGGAAGATTATCTGCACTGGTTGCAATTCAGCGAGAAGGGCAAACAGGAAGGCACTCGATTGAATAATCACGGAACTTGGTATGATGTCCAGGTTGCAACGATCCTACTGTTCCTGGGTAAGAACGATGAGGCCCGTGAACTGCTCGAATCCGTCAAGACAAAACGCATTGCAACACAGATCGAACCCGATGGACGTCAACCGCACGAACTGGCTCGCACGAAGAGCTTCACTTACAGCAAGATGAATCTGAGTGCCTTCATGCGACTCGCCAAATTGGGCGATAAGGTCGGCGTGGACCTTTTGGGCTATGAGACTCCCGACGGCCGGAGCATCCGGAAGGCCGAAGCATTTCTGAATTCCTATGGCAAAGGAAAAAAGAAATGGGAATACCCACAACTGTGA
- a CDS encoding sulfatase family protein: protein MKRFLASLLVTFSLLGSGMAAERPNIVFIFSDDHAPHAIGAYDGWLKSVDPTPNIDKLAAQGMLFQNSFCTNSICGPSRAVIMTGKHSHKNGFMNNGNSFDWNQQTFPKLLQKAGYTTALYGKSHLKGTPQGFDDWKVLPGQGLYYNPDMITPEGQMRIEGHCTDIVTDLAVKWLQEGRDAEKPFMLMVQHKAPHRNWMPAPRHLHLYDDIEIPEPNTLFDRWWDNEKPARYQELEIDRHMHLNFDLFVDLVKDFDGKSIKGRVDKSAWMNMQRMSPEQLEVWRDAYAPKDKDFHAQNLSCDDLVRWKFQRYAKNYLRCIKGVDESVGTLMDTLKDIGVDNNTIVIYSSDQGFYVGDHGWFDKRWMYEESLKMPLIVKWPGVTKAGSKSERMVQNLDYGETFLDVAGAKIPDDMQGRSLVPLLKGEQPADWRKSIYYHYYEYPSVHMVPRHYGVRTETHKLMKFYQFGEEWEFYDLENDPDELTNQYNNPAYADKIAEVRAELDRIREHYEDDSDVAEKPKAWQETMRTPAL from the coding sequence ATGAAACGATTCCTCGCTTCACTACTGGTGACGTTCAGTCTGCTCGGTTCGGGCATGGCTGCCGAACGCCCGAACATCGTGTTCATTTTCTCCGATGATCACGCGCCTCATGCCATTGGCGCGTACGACGGATGGCTGAAATCGGTTGACCCAACACCGAACATTGACAAGTTGGCAGCGCAAGGCATGCTGTTCCAAAACAGCTTTTGCACGAATTCGATTTGTGGCCCCAGCCGCGCCGTCATCATGACGGGCAAACACAGCCACAAAAACGGGTTCATGAACAACGGCAATTCATTCGACTGGAACCAACAAACATTTCCAAAACTTCTGCAGAAGGCCGGCTACACAACGGCCCTCTATGGTAAGTCGCACCTGAAGGGAACGCCGCAGGGATTTGATGATTGGAAAGTCCTACCCGGGCAGGGGCTGTACTACAACCCCGACATGATCACGCCCGAAGGTCAAATGCGGATTGAAGGCCACTGCACGGACATCGTCACCGACCTTGCCGTCAAGTGGCTGCAAGAAGGCCGCGACGCAGAGAAACCGTTCATGCTGATGGTCCAGCACAAAGCCCCCCATCGCAACTGGATGCCAGCCCCGCGTCACTTGCACCTGTACGACGACATCGAGATCCCAGAACCGAATACGCTCTTCGACCGCTGGTGGGACAATGAAAAACCGGCTCGCTATCAGGAACTTGAAATCGATCGCCATATGCACCTGAACTTCGATCTCTTCGTCGATCTGGTCAAGGATTTTGACGGCAAATCGATCAAGGGAAGAGTCGATAAATCAGCATGGATGAACATGCAACGCATGTCACCGGAACAACTTGAAGTCTGGCGAGACGCCTATGCTCCCAAAGACAAGGACTTCCATGCGCAGAATCTCAGCTGCGACGATTTGGTCCGTTGGAAATTCCAACGCTACGCTAAGAACTACCTGCGTTGCATCAAGGGCGTGGACGAAAGCGTCGGCACCCTCATGGACACCTTGAAGGACATTGGGGTCGATAACAACACGATCGTGATCTACTCTTCGGATCAAGGTTTTTATGTCGGCGACCACGGTTGGTTCGACAAACGTTGGATGTATGAAGAGTCGCTCAAGATGCCGTTAATCGTCAAATGGCCCGGCGTCACAAAAGCGGGATCGAAGTCAGAACGAATGGTCCAAAACCTGGACTATGGCGAAACCTTTCTCGACGTGGCAGGTGCCAAGATCCCTGACGACATGCAGGGCCGTTCGCTGGTCCCGCTCCTTAAGGGAGAGCAACCTGCCGATTGGCGAAAGAGCATCTATTACCATTATTACGAATACCCAAGTGTGCACATGGTGCCACGACACTATGGAGTCCGCACCGAAACACATAAGCTGATGAAGTTCTACCAATTCGGCGAAGAGTGGGAGTTCTACGACCTGGAAAACGACCCAGATGAACTGACGAATCAGTACAACAACCCGGCCTATGCCGATAAAATTGCCGAAGTCCGTGCTGAACTGGATCGCATTCGTGAGCATTACGAGGACGACAGCGATGTAGCGGAAAAACCGAAAGCATGGCAAGAAACCATGCGCACGCCGGCGCTTTGA
- a CDS encoding sulfatase-like hydrolase/transferase, producing the protein MLRQLLALSLTICSINSLVADEQESDSPGKRPNILWLSCEDISPHLGCYGDKDAITPNIDGLAKQGVRYSNVFTTAGVCAPCRSAIITGIYQSTLGTHHMRCNAELPDFVKPFSTYMRQAGYYCTNNSKQDYQFKTPRDAWDESSGKAHWKNRQDETQPFFAVFNFTGCHESGIENEAKYKQVTKDLTSEQRQDPNQLTLPPYYPDTPVVREDWKRNYELITAMDLWAGERIQELKDQGVYEDTIIMYWSDHGVGLPRAKRWLYDSGTRIPLVVRIPDSFRLANQGQPTTVDDQLISSLDFAPTVLNLAGIRLPEYFQGRAFLGQDLTKPRDYVYGARDRMDERYDIIRAVRDNRFRYIRNYEPFKPYYQYMNTPEKGATMKELRRVHAEGELPEPAALFMANNKPAEELYDLQSDPHEIHNLAADETYKEVLDRMREVHLNWVVETRDIGLIPESEIQRREKTTSARYNILLNADPELIERIRNVANLAVGGTENFPKLVAALDDEDSVVRYWAAIGIGNLSNVASSAKPRLESAIQDEAPCVRIAAARALLKLQSPELALPVLQQELQSEHEWGRLRAAIVLGEAGEMARPLIPEMKACLKDQPNKYITRVANRTLNVLLGTDNVVN; encoded by the coding sequence ATGCTTAGACAACTGCTCGCATTGTCATTGACGATTTGTTCGATCAATTCATTGGTTGCCGACGAACAGGAATCGGATTCGCCCGGCAAACGTCCCAACATCCTTTGGCTTTCCTGCGAAGACATTAGTCCCCATCTCGGATGCTACGGCGACAAGGATGCGATCACACCCAATATCGACGGACTAGCCAAGCAAGGGGTTCGATACTCCAACGTCTTTACGACGGCCGGTGTTTGTGCTCCGTGTCGCTCCGCGATCATCACGGGAATCTACCAATCGACGCTTGGAACGCATCACATGCGATGCAACGCAGAGCTTCCTGATTTCGTGAAGCCCTTTTCAACCTACATGCGACAGGCGGGTTATTACTGCACGAACAACAGCAAACAGGACTATCAGTTCAAAACGCCCCGGGATGCTTGGGATGAGTCCAGCGGTAAAGCACATTGGAAGAACCGCCAAGACGAAACGCAACCTTTTTTTGCGGTCTTCAATTTCACCGGTTGTCATGAAAGTGGAATTGAGAATGAGGCCAAGTACAAACAAGTCACCAAGGACCTGACCAGCGAACAACGACAGGATCCCAACCAACTCACGTTGCCGCCGTACTATCCCGATACCCCGGTTGTCCGTGAGGACTGGAAGCGGAACTACGAACTGATCACTGCCATGGATCTCTGGGCAGGTGAACGGATTCAGGAACTCAAAGACCAGGGTGTCTACGAAGACACGATCATTATGTATTGGTCCGACCACGGCGTCGGCCTGCCCCGCGCTAAACGTTGGCTGTACGATTCGGGAACGCGAATTCCGCTGGTGGTTCGAATTCCAGACTCATTTCGGCTCGCCAACCAAGGCCAACCCACAACGGTCGACGATCAATTGATCAGCAGTCTCGATTTTGCTCCTACGGTTTTGAACCTCGCGGGGATCAGGCTGCCAGAATATTTCCAGGGCCGCGCTTTCCTGGGCCAAGACCTCACCAAACCACGCGACTACGTCTACGGCGCACGAGATCGAATGGACGAGCGTTACGATATCATTCGCGCCGTTCGCGACAATCGTTTTCGCTACATTCGAAACTACGAGCCGTTCAAACCGTATTACCAATACATGAACACCCCCGAAAAAGGGGCGACGATGAAAGAGCTGCGTCGTGTTCATGCGGAGGGTGAGCTTCCAGAGCCCGCCGCGCTGTTCATGGCGAATAACAAGCCAGCGGAGGAACTGTATGATCTCCAATCCGACCCGCACGAAATCCACAACCTGGCCGCAGACGAAACCTATAAGGAAGTTCTTGATCGGATGCGTGAGGTGCACTTGAACTGGGTGGTTGAGACCCGCGATATTGGCTTGATCCCCGAATCCGAAATCCAGCGTCGCGAGAAGACGACCAGCGCCCGCTACAACATTCTCCTGAATGCCGATCCTGAACTAATCGAGCGAATCCGTAACGTCGCCAACCTAGCGGTCGGTGGAACAGAGAACTTCCCCAAACTCGTCGCCGCTCTCGACGATGAGGATTCCGTGGTCCGTTATTGGGCAGCAATCGGAATCGGGAATTTATCCAACGTCGCCTCGTCAGCGAAGCCAAGACTTGAATCGGCGATTCAAGACGAAGCCCCCTGCGTTCGGATCGCAGCAGCTCGTGCCTTGTTGAAGTTGCAGTCGCCAGAGTTGGCATTGCCAGTCCTTCAACAAGAGCTGCAAAGCGAGCACGAATGGGGACGACTGCGAGCTGCAATTGTCTTGGGCGAAGCAGGAGAAATGGCCCGACCGTTGATTCCGGAGATGAAAGCCTGCTTGAAAGACCAGCCCAACAAGTACATCACGCGAGTCGCCAATCGAACGTTAAATGTTTTGTTGGGTACCGACAACGTGGTCAACTGA